From a single Hymenobacter sp. YIM 151500-1 genomic region:
- a CDS encoding GAF domain-containing protein has product MTLSEALIPPNDPQRLQALAPYLVLGSAPDAVFDEVVRLTAKLFQVPIALVSLVEEGSVWFKANFGLAGEERVPRSQSLCSVAILREETTVFEDLLREPCQLTEPGAVEALRLRFYAAHPLRTAAGQAIGSLCVMDRQPRTLSAAEQARLQALAAVVMKLLDLRLLLRHQAVPSSALWLQLYHHLDQSLTRLDTLAELARWEDSPTTPAARQYQQSLDEEAELVTQSLHRQIDAALTTLAQ; this is encoded by the coding sequence ATGACGTTATCCGAGGCGCTGATTCCGCCCAATGACCCGCAACGCTTGCAAGCCCTGGCCCCCTATCTGGTGCTGGGGAGTGCCCCGGATGCTGTATTCGACGAAGTTGTGCGCCTGACGGCAAAGCTTTTCCAGGTGCCCATTGCCCTGGTGTCTTTGGTGGAGGAAGGCAGCGTGTGGTTTAAAGCCAATTTTGGCCTGGCCGGTGAGGAGCGGGTGCCCCGCAGCCAGAGCCTGTGTTCCGTGGCCATTCTGCGGGAGGAAACCACCGTGTTTGAGGACTTGCTGCGCGAACCTTGCCAGCTCACCGAGCCGGGCGCCGTCGAAGCGTTGCGCCTGCGCTTTTACGCGGCCCACCCATTGCGCACCGCGGCCGGGCAGGCCATTGGCTCGTTGTGCGTGATGGACCGCCAGCCGCGCACGCTCTCGGCAGCGGAGCAGGCCCGGTTGCAGGCCCTGGCCGCCGTGGTCATGAAGCTGCTCGACCTGCGCCTGTTGCTCCGCCACCAGGCCGTGCCCAGCAGCGCCCTCTGGCTGCAACTGTACCACCACCTGGACCAGTCGCTGACCCGCCTCGATACGCTGGCCGAACTCGCCCGGTGGGAAGACTCCCCCACGACGCCCGCGGCCCGGCAGTACCAACAGTCGCTGGACGAAGAGGCGGAACTCGTCACCCAGTCTCTGCACCGGCAAATCGACGCCGCCCTGACCACGTTGGCGCAGTAG
- a CDS encoding VWA domain-containing protein, which yields MLNWAYLPGWPEGLAAALFFLLYLGYALRTRRLAAPLSQRGWRLGWKLGLRLIYFSLLVVALLGPAYGLTQRPVRTAGKDVWLLVDLSRSMNAADVLPSRLQKVKAELAGLVERFQADRLGLIVFAGEAFVQCPLTYDQAALHLFLRTLATSLVPPGSTDLVPPLELVLSRLSAAPAASRATAVVLVTDGEDFGDNLEPTVRILARSGARVFTMGVGTMEGARIPQTGGRGYLRDARGREAVSRLVPGPLRRLAEQTGGQYFELTDQRNEFPLLVNALNRLEGQAEQVRTVSVADNRYRYPLALALALLALDVLLTINVIRP from the coding sequence GTGCTAAACTGGGCCTACTTGCCGGGCTGGCCCGAGGGGCTGGCGGCGGCGCTTTTTTTCCTGCTGTACCTGGGCTACGCCCTGCGCACGCGCCGACTGGCGGCGCCCCTGAGCCAGCGCGGCTGGCGCTTGGGCTGGAAACTCGGGTTGCGGCTCATCTACTTCAGCCTGCTGGTAGTGGCCCTGTTGGGCCCAGCCTATGGCCTTACCCAGCGCCCGGTGCGCACGGCCGGCAAAGACGTGTGGCTGCTCGTGGACCTTTCGCGCTCCATGAACGCGGCCGATGTGCTGCCCTCCCGCCTGCAAAAAGTAAAAGCCGAACTGGCCGGACTGGTCGAGCGGTTTCAGGCCGACCGGCTAGGGTTGATTGTGTTTGCGGGCGAGGCCTTCGTGCAGTGCCCCCTGACCTACGACCAAGCGGCGCTGCACCTGTTTCTGCGGACCCTGGCTACCTCGCTGGTGCCGCCGGGCTCTACGGACCTGGTGCCACCGCTGGAGTTGGTGCTGTCTCGCCTGAGCGCGGCGCCAGCCGCTTCGCGGGCTACGGCCGTAGTGCTGGTGACCGACGGCGAAGATTTCGGCGACAACCTGGAGCCCACGGTGCGCATTCTGGCCCGCTCCGGGGCGCGGGTGTTTACCATGGGCGTGGGCACGATGGAGGGGGCCCGGATTCCGCAAACCGGCGGGCGCGGCTACCTGCGCGACGCCCGGGGGCGGGAGGCCGTGAGCCGGCTGGTACCAGGGCCGCTGCGCCGATTGGCGGAACAAACCGGCGGCCAATATTTTGAACTCACCGACCAGCGCAACGAGTTTCCGCTGCTCGTAAACGCCCTGAACCGCTTGGAAGGCCAAGCCGAACAAGTGCGCACCGTGTCGGTGGCCGACAACCGCTACCGTTACCCGCTGGCGCTGGCGCTGGCCTTGCTGGCCTTGGATGTGTTGCTCACCATCAACGTTATCAGGCCGTGA